The DNA region taatgggtgattcCGAACTGGTAATAAAGCAGTTGACAAAAGAGTATAAGTgtgtgaaagaaaatttaatcatgtactttgtaatagccaatagacttctcaaggtgttcgacaatgtcgtcttcaggcacattcctaggttggagaatcaagaagcaaatgatcttgctcaactagcgtccggatacaaagtgtcgaaggaaaagttagaagaagccattgaagtcagaagaagagtcatatccaccaagttgtccccatcagatctagagtcaataagattaggatacggtgacgaagaaaacttcgagatattcaacatagatgattcaggaataacagactggagaaagcctgtcaaggattatctacaagacccaaatcagaaagcggaaagaaagataaaatacagagctttgagttacgtacttttgggaaatgaattgttcaaaaagactgcagaaggagttttgttgaaatgcctgagtgaggacgaagcctacatagccttgtcgaatgtacacagtggagcgtgtggcacacaccaagcaggtcacaaaatgaagtggctattatttcgacaaggaatgtattggccaacaatgctgaaagactgtgtcgaattcgcaaaaggttgtcaggaatgtcaagtacatgcaggcataccccacgtccctgcaagtgagttgcactcaattataaaaccttggccattcagaggatgggcgttggacttgatcggggagattcgaccagcttcctcaaaagggcaaaggtacattttggttgggatagactatttcacaaaatggaccgaagttataccattggcgaatgtggatcaagaagcagtcatagactttatccaaaaatacataatttacagatttgggatacctgagacaataacaacagatcaaggatctgtgttcaccggtaaaaacatgcagaaatttgcacaagaaacaggttttaagctccttacttcgacaccttatTACGCTCAAGCGAATgggcaagttgaagcagccaacaaggtagtgataaacttgattaagaaacatgtggggaaaaaacctagaaattggcataagactttggatcaagccttgtgggcttgtcgaacgtcccccaaagaggcaacgaattcgactccattcaagttgacttacggacatgatgcagttttgccagtcgaaatatatctgcagtcagttagagtgcaaaggcatcatgaaatcccatcagatacatattggagtatgatgatggacgaactagttgatttagacgaagaaaggctgcgcgccctagacctaataagaagacaaaagaagggagtcgaaagattttacaacaagaaagtaagattcaagaccttcttaataggagatcttgtgtggaaagtaatccttcctatggatcgaaaggataAATTAATGGGAAAGTGGTCTCCTAAATGGGAGGGACCTTTCCAGGTTTTGAGAACATTTTCAAACGGCGCGTACGAAAtagaagaaatagagaaggataagagaatcctaagaataaatggcaagtatttgaaaaaatataagcctatattgcaggaagtaaaagtagtaacagaataagtgcaaaatataattgtgataagatgggccaaataaaaatggcattcaaaagttattacaaagaaagccttAAAGGGCTGAGAGTTGCTAAATAAATTCGACTAAAAATTAAAATTGGCAAAAGTATCCCTCAAAGTGGCAAACTTCTGCCTCTGGAgttggagtcgatgatcacaaagacttttgtgagtagagagagtctcaatctcctgactaagttgatgggctttctctgcatgtcgaatacccaccctcaattcttcgtcaatctcgctctgcttgggttgctgaatggatgccttacgtttctcctcttgagagatcttttcttgaagtgCTGCTATCTGTGTTTTCCATTTTTGAATATTGTCATTGCAAGCAGCAACTTCTTCGACATACGTTTCAGAGagcttttgcaattttgaaactttgtcagtcgaagtcgaaacagcatcccattcagcagtttgagtttcagaCTTGGAGGAGATTTGATTGGTAAGATCCCTTTGACGATGGAGATCTGCAGTGGCCAAGTCAATGAGAGTCATCAACTGcatcacaaaacttccaatcTCAGCAGAAGCTTCCAGGACATTCACTTGCTTCAGAATTTTCTTAAGACCAATTTGAGCAAGGGAATTTTCTTCCAAGACTTTAAACAAatcgacatcaaggattttcgttttGATTTTGGTCAGGAGGttgccaagtgatggtgcttcagaagttgccccagaagtggtcgaactactctgcgaagaatcctgaaaattaaaacgggtgctaagcatggctttcagatactccaaaggtctttgcactttgagattctcaagctcctcgcgagaaaaactggtcgaaccagttgatttgccactCCCTTGGGCCCGGTCAGGAGCAGGAGGAGTGTTTCGCGTCGAAGTAGGCTCAACCTCTGTTCGTTTCGACTGGTTGTCCCCATCTCTGGCAGCTCCATCTTCAGGATCATCTTCGACGACAACCTCCATTTCAATATCATCACCCTGAGGTGCAACATgtaatcctggatgaggaggagattcatcttcagaagcttcacccaCTGTAGTGTCAAATTCTTCTACGGTTTGCATGTCATGGTCACTTGCGGGGATATCTTCCTCTGGCGCTGTTTCCTCCAAAATTTTCTCAGACGTTCCTTCGACAGCCACTTGTTCCTAAAAATAAATTCTAAGATTTAGAAGAAAGATGTAGGAAAGGTAAACATATGCTGTCGAATTGAAAAAATTACCTCAGGAATTTCAGTGTTAAAACCGGATTTCCCACTCCCCGTATCTTTCGACTGAGGCTTGGCAGGAGAAGTACTGGCAGAATCCTTCCTGATTGGGTTGACGATGGACCTTTGGGAAGAAACCTTCGTGAGTTTCTTTTTCTTCTGAGGAGGAGGGACTAACTCTGGAGATTCATCACCAGACTCTTCACTAGGGACTTTATCCTCTTTTCTCTCCTCTTCACTCTTCTTCTTTTGGATTGTTgagggttttcgacttacctagtcatacAGGCCAAAGCCAGTTAGTTTTGAATAATGGAAGGAAAATAATAAGAAGAGAAAAAGTTTTGTACTTTTGTCGAAGGCTTCTTAGCAGTACTGGGGGACGCTTCGACAGCAGCTTTCTTAGCAGGGATCttcacggctaaggaaagaaagaaaattcagaaacgaatataagagatacatgataagacagttagaataacagaaagaaaaatcatatttttctgtgaacaccttcaagaatggtatcttccacgcgaacgtgttctattccaatatgaaggtgtcctggatattctcccagatgatacttagtcggaaccacacgctcagcaggtttttgatacttttgacgaagaattttcataaaatccccacaaaggaaccagtctggaagaggaaaaccaaacgccaccccaaagtcagcagttggcaaaggaggaaactttggtggatgacaattgaaagccaggtcatagcgcgcctctggtgaaagattggaaggcaatgacagtttttTAAACTTCTCTGTCAATTTGCGTTTTAATTCAGCCGCTGCTTCGcatatggttcgactaagatcatcaggtctatacgcagtttcaaaatatttttgaaatttctgtatttccttaatatgtcgttgaataccttttttggtccgatccagcacaaaagcgaaagcatttgtcaaatgtgtagcaaaagcagctacgtcaaaaaatttgttggaataataatccttccaccattcatcaaactcaggagtgcataagaatgatggtcgaaaaataactggtcgaatgtcgagagaatcatcagctagtttcttcgacagctctttgccttcgtcttcagtgtgaagggagttataaaagatgatggacccctttttggggaatataggttgaggtttgatttggattagaccaaactgtctagaaacaaggttgggttgataaactatcaaagcaatttggtttttagtggtgttacgataagaaaaaaggagcctaggggtcaagaacgattcccaaacattcagaaataTGTTTTCGTCCTTTTGCATCTCCAAGGGCAGTTATTGGGTAAACCACTTAGGTCCGAtttttctatcagcaaaaggtgccatggtcgaagtaaattgatgacttttagcaaacatcataacatagcttttaaaagcttgtcgaaggctgattccttcatcagttggcgttagtagcactaatcttggccattcgacagtcctattgtttacttcttcttcatctatttctggtgctacaggaagattagcttcaaaggtggcattgagccataattgcaagagccagaaaggtcctgataagttgattttcccttgggttttggtGTTTTTCAGAAAATGTACGCTCTCACTCAGAGATTCATAAAGGttcgccagaatcatttcgctcaagcatagtttcgtgcctgcatgaagctgattggctatggtgataaatctcttggcaaCTTGAAGAGAGCGAGAACAGAACACATATTTGGACAGCCATAGTGTTAAAAAAGCTATATGTTCGACATCTAAAACTTCAGTGGTACTCTTATTGTGGTAATAGGACATGAATAAGGAGTAGGGTGCAAGGCTAGTCTCGAAAGCAATGGTATCTTCGTTTAAAACAGTAGGGTCGAAATATATACCATTGGGGTGAAGACCAACAATGGCTGCTGCGTCGAAAAGGGTAGGCGTAACCATACCACAAGGAAGGTGAAAGGTGTTGTAAGTACTATCCCAAAagtagagagaagccaaaagcatatttgggcagatattgggtcctactctcgacaactggataaggtcgaaaatgcctacctctttccaaaaaggccctttaactttttcgattttatctaaccaagatacgTAGTCAGAGGGATCTTTCGACCATGGGCAAGTTCTAAAAATCCTGGGATAGTTCAAATAGGTTAAGTCCAACTCTCCAATATCCGTCGAACTCGACGAATCTTTTTGTTCTACAACTTtctctttaggctgaggttttcttccagcgcctatgggttttgtgtgaaagtaagatggaaaaaattcttttaaacgctctggtttaatctctggatttggaaggggacctaacatagcgtgataatttccagaaataaaaacagggattagtacctgagatttatagatgcagtctttttctttctcatttggaggttccggaacatattgttgatttccaatggtcattggcccttttaaatcatgcacaggaggaaaagttgagtcttgtttcttcttggaatgtttACTGCTGGAAGGTTTTTGAGGCGCCAttgctaaaaaaaaaaaaacttgagaagatttctcagaaaatgtgaaaagcttgagaaatgggtatgaggaaaggaaatctgaaacgtaaaagggtttaaagaaaaggtttatgggtatttataggaagaagatgttgaaacgttttagatggtaatggtgttagtgggacacgtggccatttctgatgggaatgataaagaggtggaagttgaaaagagaCCATGATGTGAGGGAATGATGAAGGTGAACtctgaacgtgggctagacgtgacattgtggagaaagtgtaatgatgaacCTGCATTGGGAATTGAGATTATCAGACTTGTATTTAATGAAGATTgaatgacatggcatcaaagcactgattgacaacaaatgactgtttctccagaacaacagtcgaaacgtctttgctggggggcaatttgtatacgtgcgttttcgacgccatgagatttggtgtacaAAATGACTGTTTCGACAAAATgatggttcgacacttcgacaaaaaATGGAAGCTTTGATATTTCGACATGATATGTGCAGCTAGAAAAGTACTTTGACAAGACATGGAAGACATTGCAGTATCTTGATAATTCGACAAAAAAAAATCCTAAAGGAAGACGTCGTTTCGACTTAAAgtgtaaatttgaatttaaaaagtTGTAACGTTTGacagaagacgcgtggaagcatctggcgaaaagATGAAAGCCGTTcgtcacagttttaggatttaACCGTTAGtgacagttatgttatttgtatataaatagggtagttgttatcagaaaaaagtgtgtgaagaattacttatacaaaattcctgaaaacgctcaaagtacccgtgtgagagaaaagagtcatatttggaaaatgtatgtgtaaacaaacaccaatttcttcaaagtttattttataaagtttaaagttctttacaaatctcttttatgttttccagtcatttatctttctgcactttatccttttcgacattttacatttcatcagttattttccgccatttactttatcttgttaagTTTACATCAACTTGACGTTTTGGTCAACATATTTCGACataaaacacttagagaacagaaatgaaagatatgaaagtgaGTCTAGACATCTTCCAGaccatctagatctgcacatgtcctaggatttgtgtggttgatcctgcaagtaacccaattctacaagttttggtaaaccagaggttgttcgccaaaattcacagcgaacactattacattgacatcatcatctatgtgacgggattgaacaatctgaatcaagccttcatccaACAACTGTTGGATGTCCCTCTTCATAACCATACAACCTCTAGAATTGACactacaaatagcacaaccatcatgtctgggtgctccttgatgaaaagcagTTCTCTATATCATATCCGGGTGCTCCTggatgaaaagcacaacggagttccggcttgtaccaccatggaagtggtttaGGAATTTGCGTAGGATTTCTCggttgtagcaggttcttgagGACTAATGATGGATATAGTTCTacatatgtcatcggaatagggtcgaaagagaccttcttcctctcaaaattttgttgctgatgattgttggtatggttgttgttgtaggtgtttgtttgttgctgtggttgttgttgacgttgttgttgttgaattggtattgGTTGACTTGCTGAAAATACGGGAATTACAGAAGATACTTGAggatgatgttgacggggtggttgacttctcCTAATCTGAGGCCTCATTTGCCTCCCACTGGaaactgcattagcttcactgtccttcttcttgctgaaactatTGTCGTACCTCTTGCTGGACGACACCTCCTCTCTAGAaaaccgtccttctcggacaccttcttctagcctcatccccatgtttaccatttcggtaaaatcactgaGGGCACTgacaatcatccgctcatagtaaaatgagctcagggtcttcaaaaaaaatttggtcatctccttttcctctaaaggaggggtaatctgagcagcgagttttctccacctctgagcatactccttaaacgtctCTCTGTCCTTCTGAGACAGTGATCTCAACTGGTCTTGGTCGGGATccatatcaatgttgtatttATACTAATttacaaatgcttcacccaaaccgttgaaagtgcggatgctcgcattatccaaccccatataccatctcaatgcAGCGCCtgtcagactgtcttgaaagtgGTGGATTAATAGCTGATCATTATCTATTTGCATAGACATCTTGCAGGCATACATCACCAACTGACAgagtggacatgtgttccctttgtatttttcaaagtcagacactttgaacttcactagaatcttcacattcggcactaGACACTGTTCAACATCACTCTTCCCAAataggtccttacctctcaaagttttcaactccttgcgcagctcaagaaattgatctttcatttcatccattttctcatacacatcagggcccaCAAACGGCTCGGGATGATAAATGGTGTCTTTTACACGAGGCAGGGTATGCACGATAggcggtggcacagacatgaccaggctagatgccgacatagatGCAAATATAGGCACAAAGCCTTCAGGCACGAAGTTTGGCGGTATTCCCCACGGAAATCCGGCAGGCATGTTGGGTGCGAAATGAGCAGCAGTTGCGGGAacagtagaggtagccacctctgaaatgatagtcctctgagaaggaggagttgcaggcgttggagaaggTTGGCTTTGTGCAGCTAAAACTGACTCgatcatggcagtcaggcgggtgatctcctctttcaagtctctattctcttgctcaagatgttccataattttggagtgattggcgcgagtattgtaccgatgaatcagcttggctgaagcacagaagaaacaccaatgagacatctggcgaaagagaaatctgcttatgcaaatgatgcatgaaatgcaatgattgattatttttattttcaaggaacttactatattatttgcaaataataatggcaacaatttgatatgaccataaaaatctcttttatttatataattggaaagattacactgagtacaatttcagaagccaaatgaaaaatacaagagaaaatgagactagtcatcctaaggatccctaacaacaatgtcgGAAGATCTGGCTATAtgcgcgtacttccttcggatgtgtcggatctcggtctcgaaagaagccttcatctaAGTCTTCTCGAGGAAAAGgtgatcaacaatcttcttccaagcaacggaaggatgaggcatactggaggaagatgaaacctccacctctctctgtctctttgtcactcgatcttcaagaagctcaataagcgcatatttgtccttagacttaagctgcaactcttcatgctttttgctcaaagcatggaaatgctcttcccacatacccttctctcacttcatcttggcgagtgtgtcttccaactcctctacatcttggttagggagagttaatggctcaaccacaaccatagacataggtctttcacaaggataaggcatcttcaactccaaagctctcttcttcacccaaagagtgtaagcttccaaagctacacagttgcgtgAACCAAGCTCcgatcttcctttcctatgcaccttatgccaagcatgcataatcttctgcttcaaatgttggggatctttaccctcttgatagaaaataccttctaacaaagtgttattaggtttgtctctcaaggggaacccaagttgacgacgagccaaagcagggttgtagttaattcctccttgcgtaccaatgagaggcacattagagaattcaccataacaatcaataatctccaagctgctcaaagaaggatcataccaaactatatcatcattagtgagagacataagtctctgagaccaccgtagacattgtttgttctccacaaaagtaggtgtctgaggcaagcgcgaaataaaccacttgtacagaagagaaatgcaacagacaatagttccaccacccttagatTTCCTTAGATGCAAATAGAATTACATATCAtctaacaaagtaggcacaagattcccaatcaagaagattctaatggcgttaacatcaataaaaccgtcaatgttagggaacaaagctaatccatagacgagcaacacaaagatagcttcaaaagtgtccacactaccggcttgagcaaaggtagtagcttccttgatgaggaaatcatatggaaacccaaacaatcctcctttcttcacccaatgagcctctatctcagacttcttcaagtgaagagcttcagcaataagatgagatttgggaatctcttccaatccactaaatggtACCTTGTTAGAAACATGTATTCCCAAATGAcgggcatactcctccaacgtaggcacaagctgataattcggaaaagtgaagcaacggtagagacgatcatagaactgcactaatacactcaaaagtccttcaaccacatcagcaaacaaGATAGATAGAggcttcccatggcgttgtttgaagtccaagggatctaatacaaaagatgttagcttctttaactctttcaagttgggacatctgaaactgtacttcttagtgttccttcgtccataatccatgatctgaaaatatttgcaaataacacctcagttccttgaaattttcgtgtgatgaatgttatgatgcgcatgaatgcatgaatgcaacgatcacaaataagggatcacacacaaggcaaacaaacaaaggtcaagggatgaatcaagtcattgtcaagatcaatcatccattttggtggattatggtttacaccttatcaacgcccaagttccattggtattgacaagacttgattggatcaaccaagaatcaagggtttgttgtaagtcacgatgtcgcatcctgcgaaaaatcaaccggcgagcctaaaaataaaaacacacagagccgccactaaacgttatttatcccaagatagggaaaggaaacgctcagagaaacctggaaagacatggtctcgcgaccaaagagaaagggtaagggagtcgattacgcaaggggaaggtattagcacccctcacgtccgtcgtactcgacgggatccacgtcctagaataaagaataggttgctaaacatcacacacacacacggggaacgcaggtggggttaagaggaacgagctcgataaggtatcgcaccttatgcctacatatcttgtctggaacaagaatcagagccactgtagttcggcttacgcacgccaaacaacacaaagcatacaaacaagcaagggtggcaaacatggagcccgacagccaatcactggacttacgtcggcatccgagccaaaacacgcacaaaacggcaaacgtggagcccgactgccaatcaatggacttacgtcggcatccgagccaaaacaaATAATCAGATAACAAAGCAAACAAACCAACAAATAAATAAAAGGGCGCCCGGAGTGGTCccgcacgaccacctgcctacatacctcgtctggaacgaggatcagggcgatgtagttcccctacgcaggggagaaactctctcctaaccagaaacagagggaaaaacacgacactagggagctgagactcgagcctaatgttgtcatgcaaagtcgccctaagttcaggtttctaacctacttgcataagcaaactattcctaaccaggaaagaagctaacacacaagcatacaagcataccaatcaacatacatcaaatgagaacaggcatctcacacaatcatgtcaatcagatatccacataacacgcactatagccaaacaaggggctcaatcaatcaggtttgactgcctaagcaatcgtctgtacaggctatgtttgctcttaaccttgccattacgaggctaaggtgaagcagatgaaaggatgaagtgaggatgagacctcacagctcttatccctaaccagggagagctgacaaatgagcatgggtccagaataggggaacccttctatactcgacgactctgacacaacagatcttgggcttttgatctcaatgctacaaccatgtaatgggagcaaggagaagactcactgaatagtgggggacaggttgcttgtccctaccttccaccaattgccttacttgaaggactttccctgcttgggcttaaaaataaacatacacaatcattgcctcttaaggaggacttcagacaatttgcccggcccggtaacagccgggtctccaggctacatgaagtaagaaggttatacctcaaatgcaagttgcttaagcaaagcaaagcaatagttcacaaggaactgagcaactaaagtacctggaaacaatcaaactcagtcagtattcaatcagacaaattgtacagcaaacaatcaaacagtttaaacaatacaacacaaagcaagctcaaggcttaagcccaagctccaacacctacaaaacaatgttatgttagtgtacaaacatccacaacatcaattaaaatcaacttgtatcattctccatgtacattatgcttttgatcctgaaaaaccaagcaaacattagtaactagaccactaggccaagcctagggtccaaaagcaagaaaaaactcaaaacagcaaggtattcatcatccaacatcaaattatcatcaaacacaagcaaacatcattggtctcatgtttatatcatccatcaagttcaattcatgcacaaaacaatccatattggttcaaatgaagcaccaaatatacaaacagaagtattgcattcaaagccatgccaaaacacatcaaaaaaatctcaaatttaatacacctaaacaggggtcaatcaaggtctaccatgtcaaatttgagctcaattgggcaaatggaaccatgtcaatgaaa from Lathyrus oleraceus cultivar Zhongwan6 chromosome 1, CAAS_Psat_ZW6_1.0, whole genome shotgun sequence includes:
- the LOC127105856 gene encoding uncharacterized protein LOC127105856; translation: MLLASLYFWDSTYNTFHLPCGMVTPTLFDAAAIVGLHPNAVKIPAKKAAVEASPSTAKKPSTKVSRKPSTIQKKKSEEERKEDKVPSEESGDESPELVPPPQKKKKLTKVSSQRSIVNPIRKDSASTSPAKPQSKDTGSGKSGFNTEIPEEQVAVEGTSEKILEETAPEEDIPASDHDMQTVEEFDTTVGEASEDESPPHPGLHVAPQGDDIEMEVVVEDDPEDGAARDGDNQSKRTEVEPTSTRNTPPAPDRAQGSGKSTVDDSH